In Thamnophis elegans isolate rThaEle1 chromosome 13, rThaEle1.pri, whole genome shotgun sequence, one DNA window encodes the following:
- the CMKLR1 gene encoding chemokine-like receptor 1 yields MEELENTTDYYLDYYSFQDFPVRDGYSKKPQIDPLTVIQVVAALIYSVTCLLGLLGNGLVIAIILQMKKSVTTVWFLNLAAADFLFNVFLPLNIAYTAMGFHWVFGRDMCKVNNLLLNLNMYTSVFLLTTISFDRCILVVFPVQSQKHRTPTIAWLLCVLIWVIGFLMSSPSLVFRDTTTSGNRILCFHNFSLSSSPNDTALGHQRHKMVTTIRFLLGFIIPMIIITVCYITIIFRLKRNRLAKSKKPLRIIVTIITTFFLSWCPYHTFHLLEMDHQSVPSTVFEIGLPLVTAIAASNSCMNPILYVFMGQDFKKFKVTILSRLANALTEDTINSVHSFSRKSVTKASSMTEKESFLL; encoded by the coding sequence ATGGAAGAATTGGAGAACACTACGGATTACTACTTAGACTACTATAGTTTCCAAGACTTCCCTGTTAGAGACGGATACAGCAAAAAACCCCAGATAGACCCCCTGACCGTCATTCAAGTGGTCGCTGCTCTCATCTACAGCGTCACCTGCCTCCTGGGTCTATTGGGCAACGGCTTGGTCATCGCCATTATCCTCCAGATGAAGAAGTCGGTCACCACGGTCTGGTTCCTCAACTTGGCAGCTGCCGACTTCCTGTTCAACGTCTTCCTGCCCCTGAACATCGCCTACACGGCCATGGGCTTCCACTGGGTTTTCGGCAGGGACATGTGCAAAGTCAACAATTTGCTTCTCAACCTTAACATGTACACCAGTGTCTTCCTGCTGACCACCATCAGCTTCGACCGCTGCATCTTGGTGGTCTTCCCAGTCCAGTCCCAAAAGCATCGGACACCAACCATTGCCTGGTTGCTCTGCGTCCTAATTTGGGTGATTGGTTTCCTGATGagctccccttcccttgtttttcgAGACACCACGACCTCCGGCAACCGCATCCTTTGCTTTCACAACTTCTCCTTGTCCAGTTCTCCAAACGACACCGCCCTTGGCCACCAGAGACACAAAATGGTAACCACCATTCGCTTCTTGCTGGGGTTTATCATACCAATGATCATTATCACTGTATGCTACATCACCATAATTTTCCGGCTGAAAAGGAACCGTCTGGCCAAATCCAAGAAGCCCTTGAGGATTATTGTCACCATTATCACCACCTTCTTCTTGAGTTGGTGTCCCTACCATACGTTCCACCTGCTGGAAATGGACCACCAGTCAGTTCCGAGCACCGTCTTCGAGATAGGGCTGCCTCTTGTCACCGCCATCGCGGCTTCTAACAGCTGCATGAACCCCATTCTGTACGTCTTCATGGGCCAAGATTTCAAGAAGTTTAAGGTCACCATCCTGTCCAGGCTGGCCAATGCGCTGACCGAGGACACAATCAATTCAGTCCATTCGTTCTCACGCAAAAGCGTCACCAAAGCCAGTTCAATGACTGAAAAAGAATCATTTTTACTCTGA